In Engraulis encrasicolus isolate BLACKSEA-1 chromosome 24, IST_EnEncr_1.0, whole genome shotgun sequence, a single genomic region encodes these proteins:
- the c24h10orf53 gene encoding UPF0728 protein C10orf53 homolog, whose protein sequence is MPKGALVTVRYGPYNSCGIVDHRTFRLEGLQAALRASGHRCVLQSTLEWNKVELVVNGECVYVCNINDLEFGGEGQLDQLCKAAVTAVKNAY, encoded by the exons ATGCCTAAAGGCGCATTGGTGACAGTACGATATGGACCATACAACTCGTGTGGCATTGTTGATCACAGGACATTCCGACTCGAGGGCCTCCAAG CTGCCCTACGCGCATCCGGTCACCGATGTGTCCTTCAGAGTACCCTGGAGTGGAACAAAGTGGAGCTTGTTGTCAACGGAGAGTGCGTTTATGTGTGCAACATAAATGACCTAGAGTTTG GTGGTGAAGGACAACTTGATCAACTATGTAAGGCAGCAGTAACAGCAGTCAAGAATGCATATTAA